In a single window of the Phoenix dactylifera cultivar Barhee BC4 unplaced genomic scaffold, palm_55x_up_171113_PBpolish2nd_filt_p 000207F, whole genome shotgun sequence genome:
- the LOC108511705 gene encoding uncharacterized protein LOC108511705: MPILSTTVHLQRCKTPGNAHINHHLAHPKSLNSNPLKKSISMKKPDHWPAPHGTKTSSAPGGQDFGKPERVDRLHSAIKNRSIKELFDLTGEECRDYFNLLLAAIDPSELSKKALGMFYAFLVANRIQFVIKPTKDEGVDFGMKWRLEWKENQLPLGLGCSLYTSHIYEGMVSIRKARNIIEPLLHMGPLGPMLEKIFLPMIDRIVPSGVLEGKRRVASVYCFLSLVFLVIFLVSLKNTFVLHEEK; encoded by the exons ATGCCAATACTCTCCACGACAGTGCACCTCCAAAGATGCAAAACTCCAGGAAATGCGCACATAAATCACCATCTTGCACATCCTAAATCCTTGAATTCTAATCCATTGAAGAAGAGCATCTCCATGAAGAAGCCAGATCATTGGCCGGCGCCGCATGGAACCAAGACCTCATCAGCCCCAGGAGGCCAAGATTTTGGCAAACCAGAAAGGGTCGATAGATTGCACTCTGCTATTAAGAATCGAAGCATTAAAGAACTTTTCGACTTGACTGGTGAAGAATGCCGAGACTACTTCAATCTTCTTCTGGCTGCCATTGATCCTTCTGAGCTGAGTAAG AAAGCTCTCGGCATGTTCTATGCTTTCTTGGTGGCAAACCGGATACAGTTCGTGATCAAGCCGACCAAGGATGAGGGAGTGGATTTTGGCATGAAATGGCGTCTAG AATGGAAAGAGAATCAACTGCCATTAGGACTTGGTTGTAGCCTCTACACGTCTCATATCTATGAAGGGATGGTGTCTATAAG GAAAGCAAGGAATATTATAGAGCCATTGCTCCACATGGGACCTCTTGGACCG atgCTGGAAAAAATCTTTTTGCCTATGATAGATAGGATTGTACCCTCAGGCGTTCTTGAAGGGAAGAGAAGGGTTGCCTCTGTGTACTGCTTTCTTAGTCTCGTATTCTTGGTTATATTTCTTGTCTCATTGAAGAACACATTTGTTTTACATGAGGAAAAGTAA
- the LOC103719053 gene encoding cytochrome c1-like, producing the protein MATVEVQSATTALPDENVEKQPNEAQEAPKEEVVTPPAAAVEEPKEEAATDAATEEIQAPVEVKAEEVVAEAEPVVEEAAAAAEKTEEPAQEAAREVPTEEPVETKAPEEAPVAPAEEEKKEELEEKPAVEEENKEAAAEKSEA; encoded by the exons ATGGCCACTGTTGAG GTCCAATCAGCAACCACTGCACTGCCAGATGAGAACGTAGAGAAGCAACCAAACGAGGCCCAGGAAGCACCAAAGGAGGAAGTTGTCACACCCCCGGCAGCAGCAGTCGAGGAGCCAAAGGAGGAGGCAGCGACTGATGCTGCAACCGAAGAAATTCAGGCTCCTGTGGAGGTGAAGGCTGAGGAGGTGGTCGCCGAGGCCGAGCCGGTGGTGGaggaagcagcagcagcagcagagaaGACTGAAGAGCCTGCCCAAGAGGCGGCACGTGAGGTTCCCACAGAGGAGCCCGTGGAGACCAAGGCCCCTGAGGAGGCACCTGTGGCTCCTgccgaggaggagaagaaggaagaattgGAGGAGAAGCCTGCCGTGGAGGAAGAGAACAAGGAAGCTGCAGCTGAAAAGAGTGAGGCGTAG